The following coding sequences lie in one Halorarum halophilum genomic window:
- a CDS encoding BtpA/SgcQ family protein, giving the protein MLRSTFGTDSPVVGMVHLPPLPGAPKYEGSLEDLLADARRDARALDDGGVDGIMVENFGDVPFYPDDVPKHVVATMTRAVREVVEAVDVPVGVNVLRNDADAAVSVAAATGAEFVRVNVHTGARVTDQGVVEGKAHETVRLCERIDADVRILADHDVKHSAPLAAREFTAESIVDGVERGLADATVVSGIGTGHGVDLADLEAAVDAREEFDLDTPILVGSGVTVDTVGEILSLADGVIVGTALKEDGDVGEPVSERRVRELVEAAEL; this is encoded by the coding sequence ATGCTCCGTTCCACGTTCGGGACCGACAGTCCGGTCGTCGGCATGGTACACCTCCCGCCGCTGCCGGGCGCGCCGAAGTACGAGGGCTCGCTCGAGGACCTGCTCGCGGACGCCCGCCGGGACGCGCGGGCGCTGGACGACGGCGGCGTCGATGGGATCATGGTCGAGAACTTCGGCGACGTGCCGTTCTACCCGGACGACGTCCCGAAACACGTGGTGGCGACGATGACCCGCGCAGTGCGGGAAGTCGTCGAGGCGGTCGACGTTCCGGTCGGCGTGAACGTCCTGCGAAACGACGCCGACGCCGCCGTCTCGGTCGCCGCGGCGACCGGTGCGGAGTTCGTGCGGGTGAACGTCCACACGGGCGCCCGCGTCACCGATCAGGGCGTCGTCGAGGGGAAGGCCCACGAGACCGTCAGGCTGTGCGAGCGGATCGACGCGGACGTTCGAATCCTCGCGGACCACGACGTGAAACACTCGGCGCCGCTCGCCGCGCGCGAGTTCACCGCCGAGTCGATAGTCGACGGCGTGGAACGCGGCCTCGCCGACGCGACGGTCGTGAGCGGCATCGGGACCGGCCACGGCGTCGACCTGGCCGACCTGGAGGCGGCCGTCGACGCCCGCGAGGAGTTCGACCTCGACACGCCCATCCTCGTCGGCAGCGGCGTCACCGTCGACACCGTCGGGGAGATCCTGTCACTCGCCGACGGCGTCATCGTCGGCACGGCCCTGAAGGAGGACGGCGACGTCGGCGAGCCCGTGTCTGAGCGACGCGTCCGCGAACTGGTCGAGGCCGCAGAGCTGTAA
- a CDS encoding hemolysin family protein has translation MGIFVLAAVSGASIAQYTVPIVGTELGQTQVTAVGVLLILILIMGSGFFSSSEIALFSLPAHQVDAMVEEGKRGARVVKSLKEDPHRLLVTILVGNNMVNITMSSISTTIVGFYFDAGTAVLVSSFGITSMVLLFGESAPKSYAVENTDSWARTVAPPLKIVGKVLWPLITMFYYLTSAVNRITGGSASIESSYVTRDEIQNMIKTGEREGILDEEERQMLQRTMRFTDASAKEVMTPRLDMEAISRDATVEEAIEKCIQSGHARLPAYEGSLDNVIGVFDIRDLQGSSYGAFADIEVEDVVAPTLHVPESKNVDELLSEMRGNRMHMVVVIDEFGATGGLITMEDVLEEIVGEILVGGEDHPIESVDDDTVLVDGSVNIEEINEALGIVLPEGEEFETIAGFIFNRAGRLVEQGEEFDYENVTLGVEQVENTRIQKARVTVDRTGSVTIDEESPDGEGEPD, from the coding sequence GATCGTGGGTACCGAACTGGGACAAACACAGGTCACCGCGGTCGGTGTCCTCTTGATTCTGATCCTCATCATGGGGTCGGGGTTCTTCTCGTCTTCTGAGATCGCATTGTTTTCTCTGCCAGCCCATCAGGTCGACGCGATGGTCGAGGAGGGTAAGCGTGGCGCACGAGTAGTCAAGTCCCTCAAGGAGGACCCTCACCGCTTGCTCGTGACGATTCTCGTGGGAAACAATATGGTCAACATCACGATGTCCTCCATCTCGACCACCATCGTCGGCTTCTATTTCGACGCGGGCACGGCAGTACTCGTCTCGTCGTTCGGTATCACGTCGATGGTCCTGCTGTTCGGTGAGAGCGCACCGAAGTCCTACGCCGTCGAGAACACCGACTCGTGGGCGCGGACCGTCGCTCCACCGTTGAAGATCGTCGGGAAAGTGCTGTGGCCGCTCATCACCATGTTCTACTATTTGACGAGCGCCGTAAACAGGATCACCGGCGGCAGCGCGTCCATCGAGTCGTCGTATGTCACCCGCGACGAGATCCAGAACATGATCAAGACGGGTGAACGGGAGGGCATCCTCGACGAGGAGGAACGTCAGATGCTTCAGCGCACCATGCGATTCACCGACGCCAGCGCCAAGGAGGTGATGACCCCGCGCCTCGACATGGAGGCCATCTCCAGGGACGCGACCGTCGAGGAGGCCATTGAGAAGTGCATCCAGTCGGGACACGCCCGCCTGCCGGCCTACGAGGGCTCGCTGGACAACGTAATCGGCGTCTTCGACATCCGTGACCTGCAGGGTTCCAGCTACGGCGCCTTCGCCGACATCGAGGTGGAGGACGTGGTCGCCCCGACGCTCCACGTCCCCGAGTCCAAGAACGTCGACGAACTTCTCTCGGAGATGCGCGGAAACCGGATGCACATGGTCGTCGTCATCGACGAGTTCGGCGCCACTGGAGGCCTCATCACGATGGAGGACGTGCTCGAGGAGATCGTCGGCGAGATACTGGTGGGCGGTGAGGACCACCCGATCGAGTCCGTCGACGACGACACCGTCCTGGTGGACGGCTCTGTCAACATCGAGGAGATCAACGAGGCTCTCGGCATCGTACTGCCGGAGGGCGAGGAGTTCGAGACCATTGCGGGCTTCATCTTCAACCGGGCGGGCCGCCTTGTCGAACAGGGCGAGGAGTTCGACTACGAGAACGTGACGCTGGGGGTCGAACAGGTGGAGAACACTCGTATCCAGAAGGCCCGGGTGACCGTCGATCGGACCGGCAGTGTCACGATCGACGAGGAATCGCCGGATGGCGAGGGTGAACCTGATTGA
- a CDS encoding carbohydrate kinase family protein, whose translation MAPDIVTIGAATVDRQYLVSNHPEPDGGAFAHVVEETFGGVAANVATGCARLGREAGLVARLGEDDVGELVLEELRDSPLDISHVVRKPGTSTHCVILRDGGGRRSIATAGDSTKRLRLSAADLDYLAGADAVFVTAYAPDRVQRALLERAREDGFPPVTFDLSGRLAELEGRGARPASVDEWVDAASLFVVGEVAADAYLGCSGREAAVELRERGAARVASTRGEAGATLLGPASDADVPAFDVDVVDETGAGDAFVAGLLDAWMLGDRDAESAGRFAAAAAALNCTAAGARGGLATAAEVGAFLAER comes from the coding sequence GTGGCACCCGACATCGTCACGATCGGCGCCGCGACGGTCGACCGGCAGTACCTCGTCTCGAACCACCCCGAACCCGACGGCGGGGCATTCGCGCACGTGGTCGAGGAGACGTTCGGCGGCGTCGCCGCGAACGTCGCCACCGGCTGTGCGCGCCTCGGCCGCGAGGCGGGGCTGGTAGCCCGTCTCGGCGAGGACGACGTTGGCGAACTGGTGCTCGAAGAGCTCCGCGACAGTCCTCTGGATATTTCTCACGTCGTGCGAAAACCGGGAACGAGTACACATTGCGTGATACTCCGGGACGGCGGTGGGAGACGGAGCATCGCCACCGCCGGGGACAGCACCAAACGGCTCCGGCTCTCGGCGGCGGATCTCGACTACCTGGCGGGCGCCGACGCGGTGTTCGTCACGGCGTACGCCCCCGACCGGGTCCAGCGAGCGCTCCTCGAACGAGCGCGGGAGGACGGGTTCCCGCCCGTCACCTTCGACCTCTCCGGACGGCTGGCCGAACTCGAGGGGCGCGGCGCACGCCCCGCGTCGGTGGACGAGTGGGTCGACGCGGCGTCGCTGTTCGTCGTCGGCGAGGTCGCCGCCGATGCGTACCTCGGCTGTTCGGGTCGCGAGGCGGCCGTCGAACTCAGGGAGCGCGGCGCTGCTCGAGTCGCGTCCACGCGCGGGGAAGCCGGGGCGACACTCCTCGGCCCGGCCTCCGACGCCGACGTGCCCGCGTTCGACGTCGACGTCGTCGACGAGACGGGCGCGGGGGACGCGTTCGTCGCTGGCCTCCTCGACGCCTGGATGCTCGGCGACCGGGACGCGGAGTCCGCGGGCCGCTTCGCCGCCGCGGCCGCCGCGCTCAACTGCACCGCGGCGGGGGCGCGCGGGGGATTGGCGACGGCGGCGGAGGTCGGGGCGTTCCTGGCCGAACGATAG
- a CDS encoding metallophosphoesterase family protein produces MVSPVERGGPTSGSLMARLRRPRTEERTRLAVVADPHLSTRAEGSSKLFEHTVESVEKAIADANGRNVDAMVCVGDITKDGEPWNYGRFDELLADLDAPFYAVPGNHDVPKDGDEHETMPVSAFADRYAPPGQGFPFHVRVGSLDLLGLNTAGSRSFLHDSHEGLVTDDQLAWLAERLPEVGTPVVLAHHNLPAMYGQLREQRDLAEPDMFVPPELRNPEPFIDLLNEHDVSLLFTGHLHMPSAAREGSVRELMVPTTCSFPQGYLLVEAGPEGTDVRFVPVTDFAGTVRAYRERSTDSVTARGLTGMAAARLAQFPLVEER; encoded by the coding sequence ATGGTTTCACCCGTCGAGCGCGGAGGGCCGACGAGCGGGTCGCTGATGGCTCGCCTACGGCGCCCGCGAACGGAGGAGCGAACCCGCCTCGCCGTCGTCGCCGACCCCCACCTCTCGACGCGGGCGGAGGGGTCCTCCAAACTGTTCGAGCACACCGTCGAGAGCGTCGAGAAGGCCATCGCCGACGCGAACGGTCGGAACGTGGACGCGATGGTGTGCGTCGGGGACATCACCAAGGACGGCGAGCCGTGGAACTACGGGCGGTTCGACGAACTCCTCGCCGATCTGGACGCCCCCTTCTACGCCGTCCCCGGGAACCACGACGTTCCGAAGGACGGCGACGAGCACGAGACGATGCCTGTGTCGGCGTTCGCCGACCGGTACGCGCCGCCCGGGCAGGGGTTCCCGTTCCACGTCCGCGTCGGCAGCCTGGACCTCCTGGGACTGAACACGGCGGGAAGCCGCTCGTTCCTCCACGACTCTCACGAGGGGCTGGTCACCGACGACCAGCTCGCCTGGCTCGCCGAGAGGCTCCCGGAGGTAGGGACGCCGGTGGTACTCGCCCACCACAACCTCCCTGCGATGTACGGGCAGCTACGCGAGCAGCGGGACCTGGCGGAACCGGACATGTTCGTCCCGCCGGAGCTCCGAAACCCGGAGCCGTTTATCGATCTGCTGAACGAACACGACGTGTCGCTCCTGTTCACCGGCCACCTGCACATGCCGTCGGCCGCCCGCGAGGGATCGGTACGCGAACTCATGGTCCCGACGACCTGTTCGTTCCCGCAGGGCTACCTCCTCGTCGAGGCCGGACCCGAGGGGACCGACGTGCGGTTCGTCCCGGTGACTGACTTCGCAGGGACGGTCCGGGCGTACCGCGAGCGCTCGACTGACTCGGTCACGGCGCGGGGGTTGACGGGCATGGCCGCCGCCAGGCTGGCTCAGTTCCCGCTGGTCGAGGAACGATGA